In Archangium violaceum, the following are encoded in one genomic region:
- a CDS encoding penicillin-binding protein 1A, translating to MSMNSDKTDRSQSKLVLDGVPPKRRWWVRLLKFAAWATLTGATAAAVAVVGVYYHFSQGLPEIPKVDQYWPPIVTEVYTDDAVLAGEFYHQRRKVVPYERIPKRLVQAFIASEDSSFFDHHGVDVLGTARAGSKTIMKKLGLGGSMQGGSTLTQQTAKAVLIGAEGYEKATAKNLTRKIREAILARRLEEALTKEEILYLYLNNVFLGHHSYGVQSAAENYYRKDVRDLTLGEMTLIAGLPQAPSRYSPFLRPEAAKKRRSYVLRRMFDEGMISAEERKQADEEPVRVYPVEDVFHEFAPFFTEQVRRDVVERYTNKVLLNEGLKIFATMDSERQRGAQEAVLDGLMSIDKRQGFRGPVLQLGTEQERKAFIEKSTKVMGDEKLQENKLYVGVVTRVDPDGQGADVQVGPHKGLLPLLGMRWARKVNPEGYYPGLMLTSVKRVLTVGDVLVVRHVVQKELTDDNVQFDRKLDKEVPQGVPLFRLEQEPELQSALVSIDPHRQYLTAMVGGYDFDANEFNRAFQACRQPGSSFKPLVYSAALEQLGWTGATIIVDSPIVEHDPESGVSWKPDNYSEEFQGDVLLRTALVNSMNIPAVKTFAAVGVKNMAAWSEKLGLTTPMNMDFSAALGSSCVYPYDLANVYATFDRYGRKKPTYFIRKVEDRFGRTLEDHTAYDDAWAPLQDRVAAGYARMFEPGEQVMSPETGFILTSLLRGVVQEGTGGPAQKLGKPAAGKTGTTNDSFDTWFAGFTRDLVTVTWVGYDKNEHPLGRYETGGRASLPIWLSYMKTALAARPQAEFWPPEWLRDDMRLLRIDKKTGKLASSGTKDAVNIWFKKGTQPEDVAPEKGQVGTQEFLMGAP from the coding sequence ATGAGTATGAATTCCGACAAGACCGATCGCTCCCAGTCGAAGCTGGTGCTCGACGGCGTGCCCCCGAAGCGCCGCTGGTGGGTGCGCCTCTTGAAGTTCGCCGCATGGGCGACACTCACGGGCGCCACCGCCGCGGCGGTGGCCGTGGTGGGGGTGTACTACCACTTCTCCCAGGGGCTGCCGGAGATCCCCAAGGTGGACCAGTACTGGCCGCCCATCGTCACCGAGGTCTACACGGATGACGCGGTGCTGGCCGGCGAGTTCTACCACCAGCGGCGCAAGGTGGTGCCCTACGAGCGCATCCCCAAGCGGCTGGTGCAGGCCTTCATCGCCAGCGAGGACTCCAGCTTCTTCGACCACCACGGCGTGGACGTGTTGGGCACGGCGCGCGCCGGCTCCAAGACGATCATGAAGAAGCTGGGCCTGGGCGGCAGCATGCAGGGTGGCTCCACGCTGACGCAGCAGACGGCGAAGGCCGTGCTCATCGGCGCCGAGGGCTACGAGAAGGCCACCGCCAAGAACCTCACGCGCAAGATTCGCGAGGCCATCCTCGCCCGGCGCCTGGAGGAGGCGCTGACGAAGGAGGAGATCCTCTACCTCTACCTCAACAACGTGTTCCTCGGGCACCACAGCTATGGCGTGCAGAGCGCGGCGGAGAACTACTACCGCAAGGACGTGCGCGACCTGACGCTGGGGGAGATGACGCTCATCGCGGGCCTGCCCCAGGCGCCCAGCCGCTACTCGCCCTTCCTGCGTCCGGAGGCGGCGAAGAAGCGCCGCTCGTACGTGCTGCGCCGCATGTTCGACGAGGGGATGATCTCCGCGGAGGAGCGCAAGCAGGCCGACGAGGAGCCGGTGCGGGTGTACCCGGTGGAGGACGTCTTCCACGAGTTCGCCCCGTTCTTCACCGAGCAGGTGCGCCGCGACGTGGTGGAGCGCTACACCAACAAGGTGCTGCTCAACGAGGGTCTGAAGATCTTCGCCACCATGGACAGCGAGCGTCAGCGCGGCGCGCAGGAGGCCGTGCTCGACGGGCTGATGTCCATCGACAAGCGGCAGGGCTTCCGCGGGCCGGTGCTGCAACTGGGCACGGAGCAGGAGCGCAAGGCCTTCATCGAGAAGTCCACCAAGGTGATGGGGGACGAGAAGCTCCAGGAGAACAAGCTGTACGTGGGCGTGGTGACGCGGGTGGATCCGGACGGCCAGGGAGCGGATGTTCAGGTGGGTCCGCACAAGGGCCTGCTGCCGCTGCTGGGCATGCGCTGGGCGCGCAAGGTGAACCCCGAGGGGTACTACCCGGGGCTGATGCTCACCTCCGTCAAGCGCGTGCTGACCGTGGGAGACGTCCTCGTGGTGCGCCACGTGGTGCAGAAGGAGCTCACGGACGACAACGTCCAGTTCGACCGGAAGCTGGACAAGGAGGTTCCCCAGGGCGTGCCGCTCTTCCGGCTGGAGCAGGAGCCGGAGCTGCAGAGCGCGCTGGTGTCCATTGATCCGCACCGCCAGTACCTCACGGCGATGGTGGGCGGGTACGACTTCGACGCGAACGAGTTCAACCGGGCCTTCCAGGCGTGCCGCCAGCCGGGCAGCTCCTTCAAGCCGCTGGTGTACTCGGCGGCGCTGGAGCAGCTGGGGTGGACGGGCGCCACCATCATCGTGGACTCGCCCATCGTCGAGCACGATCCGGAGAGCGGCGTGAGCTGGAAGCCGGACAACTACAGCGAGGAGTTCCAGGGAGACGTGCTGCTGCGCACGGCGCTGGTGAACTCGATGAACATCCCCGCGGTGAAGACGTTCGCGGCGGTGGGCGTGAAGAACATGGCCGCGTGGAGCGAGAAGCTGGGCCTCACCACGCCGATGAACATGGACTTCTCGGCGGCGCTGGGCTCCTCGTGCGTGTACCCGTACGACCTGGCCAACGTGTACGCCACCTTCGACCGCTACGGCCGCAAGAAGCCCACGTACTTCATCCGCAAGGTGGAGGACCGCTTCGGGCGCACGCTGGAGGACCACACGGCGTACGACGACGCGTGGGCGCCGCTGCAGGACCGGGTGGCCGCGGGTTATGCGCGCATGTTCGAGCCGGGCGAGCAGGTGATGAGCCCCGAGACGGGCTTCATCCTCACCTCGCTCTTGCGTGGCGTGGTGCAGGAGGGCACGGGCGGGCCGGCGCAGAAGCTGGGCAAGCCGGCGGCGGGCAAGACGGGAACGACGAACGACTCGTTCGACACGTGGTTCGCCGGCTTCACGCGCGACCTGGTGACGGTGACGTGGGTGGGCTACGACAAGAACGAGCACCCGCTGGGCCGCTACGAGACGGGTGGCCGCGCGTCGCTGCCCATCTGGCTGAGCTACATGAAGACGGCGCTGGCGGCCCGGCCCCAGGCCGAGTTCTGGCCGCCCGAGTGGCTGCGCGACGACATGAGGCTGCTGCGCATCGACAAGAAGACGGGGAAGCTCGCCTCCTCGGGGACGAAGGACGCCGTCAACATCTGGTTCAAGAAGGGCACGCAGCCCGAGGACGTGGCCCCGGAGAAGGGCCAGGTGGGCACGCAGGAATTCCTCATGGGCGCGCCGTAG
- a CDS encoding DUF4382 domain-containing protein, giving the protein MKRIQLLTLSLFALTFGLLTGCGGDSQVTIKLTDAPGDFKKAVVTISEVYLQGADGKVVLSDEATTTNLISLANDTKDIVKDAVVPAGNYSELRFVISGAYIEVEQADGSTLIYATEDNYAGLPEGAKVAGKLQTPSFSSSGLKVKFDGDVEISGEQKVILVDFDVAQSFGKERGQGDKWVMKPVIKGADITFSGSVNVTLAKGAEVTLPVINEQAVTLGQFRATLTAEADADGAAAPAAEELALTDANGDGVFEASFKFLVPGNYKINFVAPAGVSFTTNPSVPAPVTIASGQDQTQAFILTSASAQ; this is encoded by the coding sequence ATGAAACGCATCCAGCTTCTGACGCTCAGCCTGTTCGCGCTCACCTTCGGCCTGCTCACCGGCTGCGGCGGCGACAGCCAGGTCACCATCAAGCTGACCGACGCCCCCGGCGACTTCAAGAAGGCCGTCGTCACCATCTCGGAGGTCTACCTCCAGGGCGCGGATGGCAAGGTGGTGCTCAGCGACGAGGCGACGACCACCAACCTGATCTCCCTGGCCAACGACACGAAGGACATCGTGAAGGACGCGGTGGTCCCGGCCGGCAACTACTCCGAGCTGCGCTTCGTCATCTCCGGCGCCTATATCGAGGTGGAGCAGGCCGACGGCAGCACGCTCATCTACGCCACCGAGGACAACTACGCGGGTCTGCCCGAGGGCGCCAAGGTCGCCGGCAAGCTGCAGACGCCCAGCTTCAGCTCCTCCGGCCTGAAGGTGAAGTTCGACGGCGACGTGGAGATCTCCGGCGAGCAGAAGGTCATCCTCGTGGACTTCGACGTGGCGCAGAGCTTCGGCAAGGAGCGCGGCCAGGGCGACAAGTGGGTGATGAAGCCGGTCATCAAGGGCGCGGACATCACCTTCAGCGGCAGCGTGAACGTGACCCTGGCCAAGGGCGCCGAGGTGACCCTGCCCGTCATCAATGAGCAGGCCGTGACGCTCGGCCAGTTCAGGGCCACGCTCACCGCCGAGGCCGACGCCGACGGCGCCGCCGCCCCCGCCGCCGAGGAGCTCGCCCTGACGGACGCCAACGGCGACGGCGTGTTCGAGGCCAGCTTCAAGTTCCTCGTCCCCGGCAACTACAAGATCAACTTCGTGGCCCCCGCGGGCGTGAGCTTCACCACCAACCCGTCCGTGCCGGCCCCCGTCACCATCGCCTCCGGCCAGGACCAGACGCAGGCCTTCATCCTCACCTCGGCCTCGGCGCAGTAA
- a CDS encoding DUF3969 family protein, producing the protein MSKSPPDEGASRAELWFRAEGREDAQVLIALTALGMCRALSAGAISPAYACHRLFGPALLAELEQMGAHPELRDAIHLATELEDVADIIPDKLSNSIAEVETRLMKVLRVLPSNELAGEKWLAWPDAERVGHRADRYRQ; encoded by the coding sequence ATGAGCAAATCCCCTCCTGACGAGGGTGCGTCGCGGGCGGAATTGTGGTTCCGGGCAGAGGGGCGCGAGGATGCACAGGTGCTCATTGCCCTGACCGCTCTGGGGATGTGCCGCGCGCTAAGCGCGGGGGCGATCAGTCCGGCCTATGCCTGTCACCGGCTTTTCGGACCCGCCCTGCTGGCGGAGCTCGAGCAGATGGGCGCGCATCCCGAGCTTCGCGATGCCATCCATCTCGCCACCGAGCTCGAGGATGTGGCCGACATCATTCCGGACAAGCTTTCCAACTCCATCGCCGAGGTGGAGACCCGACTCATGAAGGTCCTGAGGGTCCTGCCATCAAATGAGCTCGCCGGGGAGAAGTGGTTGGCATGGCCCGACGCGGAGCGCGTCGGGCATCGGGCCGACAGATACAGGCAGTGA
- a CDS encoding glutathione S-transferase family protein, which yields MIDLYTWATPNGWKVSVTLEELGLPYTVHPVDIGKGVQKQPWFLKINPNGRIPAIVDREEADFAVFESGAIMLYLAEKAGKLLPADRKGRSRVTQWLMFQMAGVGPMQGQANVFFRYFPEKIPAAIERYQNETRRLYTVLDTRLGESEYLAGDYSIADIANWAWVRIHGWAGVSVDGLPNLQRWLAAIEQRPAAQKGVTVPHVHKLETSTDQTQAIKTVQNILQR from the coding sequence ATGATCGACTTGTACACCTGGGCGACGCCCAATGGCTGGAAGGTATCCGTCACGCTGGAGGAGCTGGGGCTGCCCTACACGGTGCACCCGGTGGACATCGGCAAGGGCGTGCAGAAGCAGCCCTGGTTCCTGAAGATCAATCCCAACGGGCGCATCCCGGCCATCGTGGACCGCGAGGAGGCAGACTTCGCGGTGTTCGAGTCGGGGGCCATCATGCTGTACCTCGCGGAGAAGGCGGGGAAGCTGCTGCCGGCGGACCGGAAGGGGCGCTCGCGGGTGACGCAGTGGCTGATGTTCCAGATGGCGGGCGTAGGCCCCATGCAGGGACAGGCCAACGTCTTCTTCCGCTACTTCCCGGAGAAGATTCCCGCGGCCATCGAGCGCTACCAGAACGAGACGCGGCGGCTCTACACGGTGCTGGATACGCGGCTCGGAGAGAGCGAGTACCTGGCGGGGGACTACAGCATCGCCGACATCGCGAACTGGGCCTGGGTGCGCATCCACGGATGGGCGGGCGTGTCCGTCGACGGGCTGCCGAACCTGCAACGCTGGCTGGCGGCCATCGAGCAGCGGCCCGCGGCCCAGAAGGGCGTGACCGTGCCGCACGTGCACAAGCTCGAGACGTCCACCGACCAGACCCAGGCCATCAAGACGGTGCAGAACATCCTGCAGCGGTGA
- a CDS encoding pentapeptide repeat-containing protein: protein MPKAPTIEQLLQNGSAEWNRLRKAGKVPTEHTGATFTQLFSANADLSGLGLVGSEWERCDLSKVNFRDTDLSNAYFHGGRLQDCDFRGANLEGATFEKLKLLRCDFTGAKGVDEADFEDVDMDRVTGLDGQEPPPPPPPPVQGITAFTREQRDRVMGPGALLAPAAEQPSENELPPFKPQDNPGQLFFRALKRLGAPPLWVLDVPGLRPLLPARLPPGSSLETLYRESVKTRLENKKPAADPGAVERAQRSLRMGSKDANLAAMYLREVGVVPSFRFSAAKAIKGALREELQVDDLTGSVDPRTTGALLELRLPQEVVEHTHEVRRRLAATQLYTALLEAGFTPENNWEEALESADAAMELAQLATGEDRQALLEGFQVFAALPEEARLRRLAYLAEALSHLELIGRLPEGMEPAWLTGPETRECHDREMTYVQSLSAEDIPKKVPALGKSELGVPEGEVPEESEEDLFVHLRCDVCGKEKLIVQSPGE, encoded by the coding sequence ATGCCGAAAGCCCCCACGATTGAACAGCTCCTTCAGAACGGAAGCGCGGAATGGAACCGACTGCGCAAGGCCGGCAAGGTGCCCACCGAGCACACGGGCGCGACCTTCACCCAGCTCTTCTCCGCCAATGCCGACCTGTCGGGTCTGGGACTGGTGGGCAGTGAGTGGGAGCGCTGCGACCTGTCCAAGGTGAACTTCCGCGACACGGACCTCTCCAACGCCTACTTCCACGGCGGCCGCCTCCAGGACTGTGACTTCCGGGGCGCCAACCTGGAGGGCGCCACCTTCGAGAAGCTCAAGCTGCTGCGCTGTGACTTCACCGGCGCCAAGGGCGTGGACGAGGCGGACTTCGAGGACGTGGACATGGACCGCGTCACCGGCCTGGATGGTCAGGAGCCCCCACCTCCCCCGCCTCCCCCGGTGCAGGGCATCACCGCCTTCACCCGCGAGCAGCGCGACCGGGTGATGGGCCCCGGTGCCCTCCTGGCGCCCGCCGCCGAGCAGCCCTCGGAGAACGAGCTGCCCCCCTTCAAGCCCCAGGACAACCCGGGTCAGCTCTTCTTCCGCGCCCTCAAGCGCCTCGGCGCCCCGCCCCTCTGGGTGCTGGACGTGCCCGGCCTGCGCCCGCTACTGCCCGCGCGCCTGCCCCCTGGCTCCTCCCTGGAGACGCTCTACCGCGAGTCGGTGAAGACGCGCCTGGAGAACAAGAAGCCCGCCGCGGACCCCGGCGCCGTGGAGCGCGCCCAGCGCTCGCTGCGCATGGGCTCCAAGGACGCCAACCTCGCCGCCATGTACCTGCGCGAGGTGGGCGTGGTGCCCTCCTTCCGCTTCTCCGCGGCCAAGGCCATCAAGGGCGCCCTGCGCGAGGAGCTGCAGGTGGATGACCTCACCGGCTCGGTGGACCCGCGCACCACGGGCGCCCTGCTGGAGCTGCGGCTCCCCCAGGAGGTGGTGGAGCACACCCACGAGGTGCGCCGCCGGCTCGCCGCCACGCAGCTGTACACCGCGCTGCTGGAGGCCGGCTTCACCCCGGAGAACAACTGGGAGGAGGCCCTGGAGTCCGCCGACGCCGCCATGGAGCTGGCGCAGCTGGCCACCGGCGAGGACCGGCAGGCGCTGCTCGAGGGCTTCCAGGTGTTCGCCGCCCTCCCCGAGGAGGCCCGGCTGCGCCGCCTGGCGTACCTGGCCGAGGCCCTCTCGCACCTGGAGCTCATCGGCCGGCTCCCCGAGGGCATGGAGCCCGCGTGGCTCACCGGCCCCGAGACGCGCGAGTGCCACGACCGGGAGATGACCTACGTGCAGTCGCTGAGCGCCGAGGACATCCCCAAGAAGGTGCCCGCGCTGGGCAAGAGCGAGCTGGGCGTCCCCGAGGGCGAGGTGCCCGAGGAGAGCGAGGAGGACCTCTTCGTCCACTTGCGCTGCGACGTGTGCGGCAAGGAGAAGCTCATCGTCCAGTCGCCGGGCGAGTGA
- a CDS encoding SDR family NAD(P)-dependent oxidoreductase — protein MAEMSYRTALITGASSGLGRGLALWFGRRGVKVYAAARRRENLEALANEARAAGATVEPVELDVTNADTTLARIRELDDSCGGLELIVANAGAGIETNARRIKWEVVKQLIDVNVIGAAATLCAVLPRMVERKRGHVVGVASLAAYRGLGRNAAYSASKAYLSTFMESLRVDLKGTGVRVSCIYPGFVKSEMTAQNKFPMPFLLETEEAVELMAKAILRGEAEYAFPWQMASAMGLLKWMPNALFDATMRKMR, from the coding sequence ATGGCGGAGATGAGCTATCGGACGGCGCTGATCACGGGAGCCTCGAGCGGCCTGGGACGCGGGCTGGCGCTCTGGTTCGGCCGGCGCGGCGTCAAGGTGTACGCCGCGGCCCGGCGCCGCGAGAACCTGGAGGCGCTCGCCAACGAGGCCCGCGCGGCCGGCGCCACCGTGGAGCCCGTGGAGCTGGACGTCACCAACGCGGATACCACCCTCGCGCGCATCCGCGAGCTGGATGACTCCTGCGGCGGTCTGGAGCTGATCGTCGCCAACGCCGGCGCCGGCATCGAGACCAACGCCAGGCGCATCAAGTGGGAGGTGGTCAAACAGCTCATCGACGTCAACGTCATCGGCGCCGCCGCCACCCTCTGCGCCGTGCTCCCGCGCATGGTGGAGCGCAAGCGCGGACACGTGGTGGGCGTGGCCAGCCTCGCCGCCTACCGGGGCCTGGGGCGCAACGCCGCCTACTCCGCCTCCAAGGCCTACCTCTCCACCTTCATGGAGAGCCTGCGCGTGGACCTCAAGGGCACCGGCGTGCGCGTCTCCTGCATCTACCCCGGCTTCGTGAAGAGCGAGATGACCGCCCAGAACAAGTTCCCCATGCCCTTCCTCCTGGAGACGGAGGAGGCCGTGGAGCTGATGGCCAAGGCCATCCTCCGAGGGGAGGCCGAGTATGCCTTCCCCTGGCAGATGGCCAGCGCCATGGGCCTGCTCAAGTGGATGCCCAACGCCCTCTTCGACGCCACCATGCGCAAGATGCGCTGA
- a CDS encoding RluA family pseudouridine synthase yields the protein MIEFRIEEDSAGMRLDKFLRKKLANVPTSHLFKMIRVKKVRVNGKRAQPEQPLAAGDTISIRGTQEQLLAPAGPEERKPPPPPPVDPSELVILMEDDWMMAVDKPSGMAVHTGSGITGGTLVDYVRAHLGPKAVRNDFAASPAHRLDRETSGVILVAKRRPAMVHFTELFTNGHPRKRYLTLVKGKMPKDSGVINLPLAEHQQTAESKARRGVNMQEAVTRWKVIKQSGEAALLSCVIETGRTHQIRRHLAAIGHPVAGDKKYGDFAFNREVRARWGLKRLFLHAEFIEFPHPAHGGKVAVEARMPPELKDVLKRAALEPS from the coding sequence ATGATCGAGTTCCGAATCGAGGAAGACAGCGCGGGCATGCGGTTGGACAAGTTCCTCCGCAAGAAGCTCGCGAACGTGCCCACCTCCCACCTCTTCAAGATGATTCGCGTGAAGAAGGTACGGGTGAACGGCAAGCGGGCTCAGCCCGAGCAGCCCCTTGCGGCCGGAGACACCATCTCCATCCGGGGGACACAGGAGCAGCTGCTCGCGCCGGCCGGCCCCGAGGAGCGCAAACCCCCACCCCCACCCCCCGTGGACCCCAGCGAGCTGGTCATCCTCATGGAGGATGACTGGATGATGGCGGTGGACAAGCCGAGTGGGATGGCCGTCCACACCGGGAGTGGCATCACCGGGGGGACGCTGGTGGACTACGTCCGGGCCCACCTGGGGCCCAAGGCGGTGAGAAACGACTTCGCGGCCAGCCCCGCTCACCGGCTGGACAGGGAGACGAGCGGCGTCATCCTGGTGGCCAAGCGCCGGCCGGCGATGGTCCACTTCACGGAACTCTTCACCAACGGACACCCCCGCAAGAGGTATCTGACACTGGTCAAAGGGAAGATGCCGAAGGATTCGGGCGTCATTAACCTCCCGCTCGCCGAACACCAGCAGACGGCCGAGTCCAAGGCCCGTCGCGGGGTGAACATGCAGGAGGCCGTGACGCGATGGAAGGTCATCAAGCAGTCGGGCGAGGCAGCCCTCCTCTCCTGCGTCATCGAGACCGGACGCACTCATCAGATAAGAAGGCATCTGGCCGCCATCGGACATCCGGTGGCGGGGGACAAGAAGTACGGTGACTTCGCCTTCAATCGGGAAGTCCGGGCCCGGTGGGGCCTGAAGCGTTTGTTCCTGCACGCCGAGTTCATCGAATTTCCCCACCCGGCTCATGGGGGCAAGGTGGCGGTGGAGGCGCGAATGCCCCCGGAGTTGAAGGACGTGTTGAAGCGAGCCGCGCTGGAACCCTCATGA
- the sitA5 gene encoding SitA5 family polymorphic toxin, producing the protein MRPSWMAVALMLLAGCGTATHVVRLDTGQDKPLVFTPRDGQHFVRLRESEFKESLAELARDVRPGSLPTRRARELMFESWRQEVYLEWMGRRLVPDALDSRGFRLVSDEDELTRGYGRWCERRHERRDCFLLLRDTPSLDADGRYTLAMAIATDAVWSETKQALADMADPEMVRVGIVSAMAMYMMLWALPEPVSKGIAATLTAGLIAYLGIDTVWGLIGGWMRLVEEVERAKTFEELREAGERYGKVMGRHAARVFVLLATAAIGNTSGLAAKGPGLPGYSQAAVLAESQGGFRLVALGEVHSVAVSAEGTFSIALAPHAVAMSVRGTGAGNPPMPGPVTNEEGGGEGLKNIYNGVKNAPGYPPSFRGAQNGTTTHPVTDKALMEKLRQVEPGHWRKVYRDGWIGNDKVSLHYFESPSGKVFNFKIKRGWSNP; encoded by the coding sequence ATGAGGCCGAGCTGGATGGCCGTGGCGCTGATGCTCCTCGCCGGTTGCGGCACTGCCACCCACGTCGTGCGTTTGGACACGGGGCAGGACAAGCCCCTCGTCTTCACCCCCCGCGATGGCCAGCATTTCGTGCGGCTGCGCGAGAGTGAGTTCAAGGAGTCGCTGGCGGAACTGGCCCGGGACGTGCGGCCTGGCTCGCTGCCCACGCGGCGTGCCCGGGAGTTGATGTTCGAGTCCTGGCGACAGGAGGTGTACCTGGAGTGGATGGGACGGCGCCTGGTGCCCGACGCCCTGGACTCGCGAGGGTTCAGGCTGGTCTCGGACGAGGATGAGCTGACGCGAGGCTATGGGCGTTGGTGCGAGCGACGGCATGAGCGGCGAGACTGTTTCTTGCTGCTGAGGGACACCCCCTCGCTCGACGCGGATGGGCGATACACGCTGGCGATGGCCATCGCCACGGATGCGGTGTGGAGCGAGACGAAGCAGGCTCTGGCGGACATGGCGGATCCGGAGATGGTGCGGGTTGGCATCGTATCCGCGATGGCCATGTACATGATGCTCTGGGCACTGCCCGAGCCCGTTTCAAAAGGCATCGCGGCCACGCTGACGGCTGGGCTCATCGCGTACCTGGGAATCGACACGGTGTGGGGCCTCATCGGTGGCTGGATGAGGCTGGTGGAGGAGGTGGAGCGGGCCAAGACCTTCGAGGAGTTACGGGAGGCGGGCGAGCGGTACGGGAAGGTGATGGGGAGGCACGCGGCGCGGGTCTTCGTGCTACTGGCGACGGCGGCCATCGGTAACACGTCGGGACTGGCGGCGAAGGGGCCAGGGCTGCCCGGCTACTCCCAGGCGGCGGTGCTGGCGGAGTCACAGGGCGGCTTCCGGTTGGTGGCATTGGGCGAGGTGCACTCGGTGGCCGTGTCCGCCGAGGGCACCTTCTCCATCGCGCTCGCGCCACACGCGGTTGCCATGTCGGTTCGAGGCACTGGTGCTGGAAACCCACCAATGCCGGGTCCTGTCACCAATGAGGAGGGTGGTGGAGAAGGTCTCAAGAACATCTACAATGGAGTGAAGAATGCTCCGGGCTATCCACCCAGCTTCAGAGGCGCCCAGAACGGAACGACCACTCATCCCGTGACCGACAAGGCACTGATGGAAAAACTACGGCAGGTCGAGCCGGGTCATTGGCGGAAGGTATACAGGGATGGCTGGATTGGAAATGACAAGGTTTCACTCCATTATTTCGAGAGCCCATCGGGAAAGGTGTTCAACTTCAAAATCAAACGCGGGTGGAGCAACCCATGA